CCCGACTGTTTCAGCATGAATGGAAAAACAGTCAACCAGGTATCCATGCCAGTTAAAAGGCAGCTTCGAAATGGCATCAAAAAAAACTTCCTCCCGTAAACCGCTTCTTGGTGGAGCAGCTATGCTGCTGACGGCATTGGCATTTTTTTTATTCCTGCCCGGACTCAATACAGCATCAAAAGCCACCCGCCTGACCGTTCACAAAAAAATGGGGGCCCGCGCCATTATTGATGAACTGTACCGTTCCCGTTCGATTACCAGCAAATGGCCTGCACTGGTAACCATCACGATTATTCCAAGAGTGCACCGTGTCAAACCGGGAAGATATACCATTCCGCCCCGCATGTCGAATTTCATGCTCATGTATTATCTGCATACGCATCCGCAAGATGAGGTACGCGTCACCCTTCCCGAAGGGATTGATCTCAGAAAAACCGCCCGCATCCTCTCCCGAAAACTTGACCTTGACTCTGCAGAGTTCATGATGGCGACAGCAGACCGCAATTTGCTCCTCAAAAAGGGGATAACGGCAAAAAATGCAGAAGGCTACCTGCTTCCCGGAACCTATGACTTTGCCTGGGCATCCACGCCCGAAGAGGCGGTCGGATTTCTTGTCGGACGCTTCCGCCATTTCTACACCGACAGCCTGAAGCAGGTAACCGCCCAAAGAGGACTGAACGAAACAGCCCTGCTGACCCTTGCCTCTATCGTTGAAGCCGAAACCCCGCTTGACCAGGAAAAAAATCTTGTCGCCAGCGTCTACCTTAACCGCCTGAAAAAAAATATGCGGCTGCAAGCCGATCCAAC
The DNA window shown above is from Pelodictyon phaeoclathratiforme BU-1 and carries:
- the mltG gene encoding endolytic transglycosylase MltG, which produces MASKKTSSRKPLLGGAAMLLTALAFFLFLPGLNTASKATRLTVHKKMGARAIIDELYRSRSITSKWPALVTITIIPRVHRVKPGRYTIPPRMSNFMLMYYLHTHPQDEVRVTLPEGIDLRKTARILSRKLDLDSAEFMMATADRNLLLKKGITAKNAEGYLLPGTYDFAWASTPEEAVGFLVGRFRHFYTDSLKQVTAQRGLNETALLTLASIVEAETPLDQEKNLVASVYLNRLKKNMRLQADPTVQYALGGAARRLYYKDLAAGSPYNTYRHNGLPPGPICNPGAASILAVLNPANSNFLYFVATGKGGHYFAESLTEHNANIKKYKLTLSNTGH